In Sulfitobacter sp. W027, a single window of DNA contains:
- the phoB gene encoding phosphate regulon transcriptional regulator PhoB, which produces MDVTRPQVLLVEDEPAQREVLAYNLEAEGFEVRRAEDGEEAMLLVSEAAPDLVILDWMMPLMSGIEVCRQLKSRESTRHIPVIMLSARSEEVDTVRGLETGADDYVIKPYNLRELMARVRTQLRRTRPAAAGALLSFDDIQLDPERHRVSRAGNELKLGPTEYRLLTTLLEKPGRVFSRDQLLDHVWGRDIYVDTRTVDVHIARLRKALTREGGGDPIRTVRGAGYALG; this is translated from the coding sequence ATGGACGTGACCCGGCCACAGGTTTTGCTGGTAGAAGACGAACCCGCGCAACGAGAGGTGCTGGCCTATAACCTCGAAGCCGAAGGCTTTGAGGTACGGCGCGCCGAGGATGGTGAGGAAGCCATGCTGCTGGTGTCAGAGGCCGCACCTGATCTAGTGATCCTCGATTGGATGATGCCCTTGATGAGCGGCATCGAAGTCTGCCGCCAGCTAAAGTCGCGAGAGAGCACCAGGCATATCCCGGTCATCATGCTCTCAGCGCGCTCCGAGGAAGTGGACACAGTACGGGGCCTTGAGACAGGCGCGGATGACTATGTGATCAAGCCGTACAATCTGCGCGAACTCATGGCACGGGTGCGGACGCAACTGCGGCGGACACGACCCGCAGCCGCAGGCGCGCTTCTAAGCTTTGATGACATCCAGCTTGATCCGGAGCGTCACCGTGTGAGCCGTGCGGGCAATGAGCTGAAACTGGGGCCGACTGAGTACCGATTGCTTACAACGTTGCTGGAGAAACCCGGCCGGGTGTTCAGCCGTGACCAACTGCTCGATCACGTTTGGGGCCGCGATATCTATGTCGACACACGCACCGTCGACGTTCACATTGCGCGGTTGCGCAAGGCGCTGACCCGCGAAGGCGGCGGCGATCCGATCAGAACGGTACGTGGGGCCGGATACGCCTTGGGTTAA
- the phoU gene encoding phosphate signaling complex protein PhoU translates to MSDQHIASAFDRDLEAVQAQILKMGGLVEDAIRRGAQSLETRDEELANEVRAGDKAIDGLEEQINESAARVIALRAPTAIDLRLTLSVIKISANLERIGDYAKNMAKRSSVLNQMEPVSDSTGAIRRMAGAVEAMLKDALDAYIQRDADLARDVITRDEDVDQMYNALFREFLTFMMEDPRSITACMHLHFIAKNVERMGDHVTAIAEQVVYLVTGETPEDDRPKADRTSIITKG, encoded by the coding sequence ATGTCAGATCAACACATTGCATCAGCATTCGACCGCGATCTGGAAGCCGTTCAGGCGCAGATCCTCAAAATGGGCGGCTTGGTCGAAGACGCCATTCGCCGTGGTGCCCAGTCACTTGAAACCCGCGACGAAGAGCTCGCCAATGAGGTGAGGGCAGGGGACAAGGCCATCGACGGGCTGGAAGAGCAGATCAACGAAAGCGCCGCCCGCGTCATCGCCTTGCGCGCCCCGACGGCCATTGACCTGCGTCTGACGCTCAGCGTCATCAAGATTAGCGCCAACCTGGAACGCATTGGCGACTATGCGAAAAACATGGCCAAGCGCAGCAGCGTGCTGAACCAGATGGAGCCGGTCAGCGACAGCACCGGCGCGATCCGCCGCATGGCCGGCGCGGTTGAGGCGATGCTGAAAGATGCACTTGACGCCTATATCCAGCGCGATGCCGATCTAGCGCGCGACGTGATCACGCGCGACGAAGATGTCGACCAGATGTATAACGCGCTGTTCCGTGAATTCCTGACCTTCATGATGGAAGACCCACGCAGCATTACCGCCTGCATGCACCTGCATTTCATCGCCAAGAACGTTGAGCGTATGGGTGACCATGTGACCGCCATCGCCGAACAGGTCGTCTATTTGGTGACTGGTGAGACGCCTGAGGACGACCGGCCCAAGGCTGACCGCACCTCGATCATCACGAAGGGCTGA
- the pstB gene encoding phosphate ABC transporter ATP-binding protein PstB, which translates to MKDNRYSESDVTIQPVKIAARNVQVYYGDSHAIRDVDIDINDKTVTAFIGPSGCGKSTFLRCINRMNDTIDSARVTGDIRIDGEDIYDKRVDPVQLRAKVGMVFQKPNPFPKSIYDNVAYGPRIHGLARNKADLDEIVEQALRRGAIWNEVKDRLHAPGTGLSGGQQQRLCIARAVATEPEVLLMDEPCSALDPIATAQVEELIDELRQNYSVVIVTHSMQQAARVSQKTAFFHLGNLVEYGDTDDIFTRPKDPRTESYITGRIG; encoded by the coding sequence ATGAAAGACAACAGATATTCGGAGAGTGACGTGACAATCCAACCCGTCAAGATCGCGGCCCGCAATGTGCAGGTCTACTACGGTGACAGCCACGCCATTCGCGACGTGGACATCGACATCAACGACAAGACAGTGACCGCCTTTATCGGCCCGTCGGGCTGCGGCAAGTCGACTTTCTTGCGCTGTATCAATAGGATGAACGACACAATTGATTCAGCCCGTGTGACTGGCGATATCCGGATCGACGGCGAAGACATCTATGACAAACGCGTCGATCCGGTGCAGCTGCGGGCCAAAGTGGGCATGGTGTTCCAAAAGCCGAACCCGTTTCCGAAGTCGATCTACGACAACGTCGCCTACGGCCCGCGCATCCATGGGCTGGCGCGCAACAAGGCCGATCTGGATGAGATTGTCGAACAGGCGCTGCGCCGTGGGGCGATCTGGAACGAGGTGAAAGACCGTCTGCACGCGCCGGGCACCGGCCTCTCGGGCGGACAACAGCAACGTCTGTGCATCGCCCGCGCCGTCGCGACAGAGCCGGAAGTGCTTCTGATGGACGAACCTTGCTCAGCCCTTGATCCGATCGCCACCGCGCAAGTTGAGGAATTGATTGACGAATTGCGGCAGAATTATTCCGTCGTGATCGTCACACACTCCATGCAACAGGCCGCACGGGTGAGCCAGAAGACCGCCTTCTTCCACCTCGGGAACCTCGTTGAATATGGCGACACCGACGACATTTTCACGCGCCCCAAAGACCCGCGCACCGAAAGCTACATCACCGGCCGTATTGGATAA
- the pstA gene encoding phosphate ABC transporter permease PstA has protein sequence MSDIPNPAAPFADPRGASLLKQDARTKRRNAAEGRFKLYGIVAITIGLLMLLTLLFTIISRGTGAFQQTYVTLSVPLLEHKLDKNGNRDLEDIKKVSTFGYSPLLNAAFENKIETADIESDLKAKAMAGILSKDAAAQLRDHVLANPGLIGRDAEFEFLTNSRVDGYLKGRVSRESIANDKNISAEQLDLVDALIADGSIEKRFNLDFITGADASDARPEAAGMGVAMIGSFAMMLVVLVLALPIGVAASIYLEEFAPKNWITDIIEVNISNLAAVPSIVFGILGLAVFINYMHLPNSAPLVGGLVLTLMTLPTIIISTRASLKSVPPSIRDAALGVGASKMQSVFHHVLPLAAPGILTGTIIGLAQALGETAPLLLIGMVGFIASNPPESIAEGLMSPNSAMPAQIYEWAKRADPAFYERAWGGIIILLVFLISMNAIAVLLRRRFERRW, from the coding sequence ATGAGCGATATCCCCAACCCCGCAGCCCCCTTCGCAGACCCGCGCGGCGCGTCCTTGCTGAAGCAAGACGCGCGTACCAAACGCCGCAACGCCGCCGAGGGTCGTTTCAAACTCTATGGTATCGTGGCGATCACCATCGGCTTGCTGATGCTGCTCACGCTGCTCTTTACCATCATCTCGCGAGGGACGGGCGCGTTCCAGCAGACCTATGTGACACTTTCCGTGCCGCTCTTGGAACACAAGCTCGACAAGAACGGCAACCGCGATCTGGAAGACATCAAAAAGGTCTCGACCTTCGGTTATTCCCCTCTGCTGAACGCGGCCTTCGAGAATAAGATCGAAACTGCAGACATCGAAAGTGACCTGAAAGCCAAGGCTATGGCTGGCATCCTGTCGAAAGATGCCGCCGCCCAATTGCGTGATCATGTGCTTGCCAACCCGGGCCTAATCGGCCGCGATGCGGAGTTTGAATTCCTCACCAACAGCCGCGTCGATGGCTATCTCAAGGGCCGTGTCAGCCGTGAGAGCATCGCCAACGACAAGAACATCAGCGCCGAGCAGCTTGATCTGGTTGATGCGCTGATCGCAGATGGCAGTATTGAAAAACGCTTCAACCTCGACTTCATCACTGGCGCCGACGCCTCTGACGCACGGCCCGAAGCGGCGGGCATGGGTGTGGCAATGATCGGTTCATTCGCAATGATGCTGGTGGTGCTGGTGCTGGCACTGCCAATCGGAGTCGCGGCCTCGATCTATCTTGAAGAGTTCGCACCGAAAAATTGGATCACCGACATTATTGAGGTGAACATCAGCAACCTCGCGGCGGTCCCGTCGATCGTCTTTGGCATCTTGGGCCTTGCGGTTTTTATCAATTACATGCACCTGCCAAACTCCGCACCCTTGGTCGGTGGTCTGGTGCTGACGCTGATGACCCTGCCGACGATCATCATCTCGACCCGCGCCTCGCTGAAATCCGTGCCGCCCTCGATCCGCGATGCGGCGCTCGGGGTAGGGGCCTCAAAGATGCAATCGGTTTTCCACCATGTGCTGCCATTGGCTGCGCCCGGCATCCTGACCGGGACCATCATCGGGTTGGCCCAAGCGCTTGGGGAAACAGCGCCTTTGCTGCTGATCGGGATGGTCGGCTTCATCGCCTCCAACCCGCCGGAAAGCATTGCCGAGGGACTGATGTCGCCGAACTCCGCCATGCCGGCCCAGATCTACGAATGGGCCAAACGCGCTGACCCGGCCTTCTATGAACGCGCTTGGGGCGGTATCATCATCTTGCTGGTGTTCCTGATCTCAATGAACGCCATCGCCGTGCTGCTGCGCCGTCGCTTTGAGCGGCGCTGGTAA
- the pstC gene encoding phosphate ABC transporter permease subunit PstC, which translates to MGQILTSSAVLPLVILIAALALGGYFLARGRALTSAQGDSRNLHSLPSYYGYNAVMSVAVPALLVLGTWLLVQPMLVQSSVVDMIPAGAVPEGSSVNLIMSDVRRLADGLDATVSAGGMSAGDASDLSAAGELRALLAERGVAIGAEISPEVLAAAQTYREMSATGNFWRNIIVALIALAGLVMVLRETNAEFRARNRVEGGIKALLILAASLAILTTVGIVLSMLFETINFFKLHPWTDFFFGSSWAPNFRGDSDLSILPLLWGTLYISLIALLVAVPIGLFAAIYLSEYAGPKVRATAKPLLEILAGIPTIVYGLFALLTVGPFLVEVFGRSDAGLLGVDWMSGATSVLTAGLVMGIMLIPFVSSLSDDIINAVPQSLRDGSFGLGATQSETIRQVVIPAALPGIVGAVLLAASRAIGETMIVVLGAGAIARISANPLEAMTTITTRIVSQLTGDSDFASPETLVAFALGLTLFVLTLGLNVLALYIVRKYREQYE; encoded by the coding sequence GTGGGACAAATACTGACATCAAGCGCGGTGCTACCGCTGGTCATCCTGATCGCGGCTTTGGCACTGGGCGGGTACTTCCTTGCGCGGGGTCGGGCTTTGACCTCGGCCCAGGGCGACAGCCGCAATCTGCATTCGCTGCCCAGCTATTACGGCTATAACGCGGTGATGAGCGTGGCAGTGCCCGCGCTTTTGGTTCTGGGTACCTGGCTACTGGTGCAGCCGATGCTGGTGCAATCTTCGGTGGTCGATATGATCCCCGCCGGAGCGGTGCCCGAAGGGTCCTCCGTCAACTTAATCATGAGCGATGTGCGCCGTCTGGCCGATGGGCTGGATGCGACGGTTTCTGCAGGTGGCATGAGCGCTGGCGATGCGTCGGACCTCTCCGCCGCTGGGGAACTGCGCGCGTTGCTGGCCGAGCGAGGCGTCGCCATTGGGGCTGAAATCAGCCCCGAAGTCCTCGCCGCTGCGCAGACTTACCGCGAGATGTCGGCCACGGGCAATTTCTGGCGCAACATCATCGTAGCCCTGATTGCCCTTGCCGGGCTGGTCATGGTTCTGCGCGAAACCAACGCCGAATTTCGCGCCCGCAATCGGGTCGAAGGTGGCATCAAAGCGCTGCTGATCCTCGCCGCATCGCTGGCGATCCTGACCACCGTGGGCATCGTGCTGTCGATGCTGTTTGAGACGATCAATTTCTTCAAGCTGCATCCTTGGACTGACTTCTTCTTCGGCTCCTCCTGGGCGCCCAATTTCCGCGGCGACAGTGATCTGTCGATCCTCCCGCTGCTCTGGGGAACTCTCTATATCTCTCTCATCGCGCTGCTGGTGGCCGTGCCCATCGGGCTTTTCGCGGCGATCTACCTGAGCGAATACGCGGGCCCCAAGGTGCGTGCCACGGCCAAACCACTTCTGGAAATCCTCGCCGGTATCCCCACCATCGTCTACGGTCTGTTCGCATTGCTGACCGTGGGGCCGTTCCTTGTGGAGGTGTTCGGTCGCAGCGATGCAGGGCTTCTGGGCGTTGACTGGATGTCGGGGGCGACCTCGGTTCTGACCGCAGGGCTGGTGATGGGCATCATGCTGATTCCCTTCGTCTCCTCCCTGTCCGATGACATCATCAACGCGGTGCCTCAGTCGCTGCGCGACGGCTCCTTTGGCTTGGGTGCCACACAGTCCGAGACGATCCGTCAAGTCGTGATCCCCGCCGCCTTGCCGGGTATCGTCGGCGCCGTTTTGCTGGCCGCGAGCCGCGCCATCGGTGAGACGATGATCGTCGTGCTGGGGGCAGGGGCCATCGCCCGGATCTCGGCCAACCCGCTGGAAGCCATGACCACCATCACCACCCGCATCGTCAGCCAGCTCACCGGGGACAGCGATTTTGCCAGCCCTGAAACGCTGGTGGCCTTCGCCCTTGGCCTGACCCTCTTCGTCCTGACCTTGGGCCTCAACGTGCTGGCCCTCTACATCGTGCGTAAATACCGGGAGCAGTACGAATGA
- a CDS encoding substrate-binding domain-containing protein — MSLAKLTTSALAIAAVSATAAAARDQVQVAGSSTVLPYASIVAEAFGENFDFPTPVVESGGSSAGLKRFCEGVGENTIDVANASRQIKDAEVAACAENGVTDIIEVRIGYDGIVFASDINGETFAFTPTDWYKALSAKVVVDGEVTENPYTTWDQVNPDFPAQPIQAFIPGTKHGTREVFEEKVILAGCEETGDLEVFAEAAGGDEKAAEKECISLRTDGKSVDIDGDYTETLARIESNKDGIGVFGLAFYENNTDKLQVATMGDVEPTTESIASGDYPVSRPLFFYVKKAHIGVIPGLKEYAEFFVADEVAGPDGPLAEYGLVSDPELAETQSVVADETVMGSGS; from the coding sequence ATGTCACTCGCAAAACTCACCACTTCCGCCCTGGCGATTGCCGCCGTATCCGCAACTGCTGCTGCCGCGCGTGACCAAGTACAGGTTGCCGGTTCCTCGACCGTGCTGCCATATGCCTCCATCGTCGCCGAAGCCTTTGGCGAGAACTTCGACTTCCCGACACCGGTCGTGGAATCGGGCGGTTCCTCGGCTGGCCTCAAACGTTTCTGCGAAGGCGTGGGCGAGAACACCATCGACGTGGCCAACGCCTCGCGCCAGATCAAAGACGCCGAAGTGGCGGCCTGTGCCGAGAACGGCGTGACCGACATCATCGAAGTGCGCATCGGCTATGACGGCATCGTTTTCGCCTCCGACATCAACGGCGAGACTTTCGCCTTCACCCCGACCGATTGGTACAAGGCTCTGAGCGCCAAAGTTGTCGTCGACGGCGAAGTGACCGAGAACCCCTATACCACATGGGATCAGGTCAACCCCGACTTCCCCGCGCAGCCGATCCAAGCCTTCATCCCCGGCACCAAACACGGCACACGTGAAGTGTTCGAGGAAAAAGTGATCCTCGCGGGCTGTGAAGAAACCGGCGATCTTGAAGTTTTCGCCGAAGCTGCGGGCGGCGACGAGAAAGCGGCTGAGAAAGAGTGCATCAGCCTGCGCACCGACGGCAAGTCGGTCGACATCGACGGCGACTACACCGAGACGCTGGCACGCATCGAAAGCAACAAAGACGGCATCGGCGTCTTCGGTCTGGCCTTCTATGAGAACAACACCGACAAGCTTCAGGTTGCCACCATGGGCGACGTCGAGCCGACCACCGAAAGCATTGCATCCGGTGACTATCCTGTGTCGCGTCCGCTGTTCTTTTACGTCAAGAAAGCCCACATCGGTGTGATCCCGGGCCTGAAAGAATACGCTGAATTCTTCGTCGCAGACGAAGTGGCTGGCCCCGACGGCCCGCTGGCCGAATACGGTCTGGTCTCCGACCCCGAACTGGCCGAGACCCAGTCCGTGGTGGCAGACGAAACCGTCATGGGCAGCGGTTCCTAA
- a CDS encoding cell wall metabolism sensor histidine kinase WalK translates to MGSTAVTLADVVAALPLPSVAINAEERITVLNAPAEDLLGKGLLGRHFVTALRQPGLVKAVERCLAGDGPCQARFTSIGGEHGTTYDVSLRPLGDHGIVLLSFNDVTEMAQAGQMRRDFVANVSHELRTPLTALIGFIETLQGPARDDTAARERFLGIMAQEAERMNRLVGELLSLSRVEAEERVRPEVPIDLRDVLRGTLRNLAPLAVDSNVTLAPTLGDAPARVLGDADQLVQVFTNLIENAIKYGGRDNRVEISVKSTAHDPAMRGPAVYVSVRDHGPGIDAIHLPRLTERFYRVDSHRSRALGGTGLGLAIVKHIMNRHRGRLKITSTPGQGAEFRVILPMKTESD, encoded by the coding sequence ATGGGCAGCACCGCCGTTACATTGGCCGATGTGGTCGCGGCGCTGCCGCTGCCGAGCGTTGCGATCAACGCCGAAGAGCGGATCACCGTTCTCAATGCCCCCGCCGAGGATTTGCTCGGCAAGGGCCTGCTGGGGCGCCATTTCGTCACCGCATTGCGGCAGCCCGGGCTGGTTAAGGCGGTCGAACGGTGCCTTGCCGGAGACGGCCCTTGCCAAGCGCGGTTCACGAGCATCGGCGGCGAACATGGCACCACCTATGACGTCAGCCTGCGCCCTTTGGGCGATCACGGGATTGTTCTGCTAAGCTTCAATGACGTGACGGAGATGGCGCAGGCAGGCCAGATGCGCCGCGATTTCGTGGCGAATGTGAGCCATGAGTTGCGCACCCCGCTCACTGCGCTCATCGGATTTATCGAAACGCTGCAGGGCCCGGCGCGTGATGACACGGCGGCGCGCGAACGGTTTCTGGGGATCATGGCGCAGGAAGCCGAGCGGATGAACCGACTGGTGGGCGAGCTTTTGTCGCTCAGCCGGGTCGAGGCCGAAGAGCGCGTGCGCCCGGAAGTGCCGATTGACCTGCGCGATGTGCTGCGCGGCACCCTGCGCAACCTTGCGCCGCTGGCGGTGGATAGCAACGTGACATTGGCGCCGACATTGGGCGATGCCCCGGCGCGTGTATTGGGGGATGCGGATCAATTGGTGCAGGTCTTTACCAATCTTATCGAGAACGCGATCAAATACGGCGGGCGCGACAACAGGGTCGAGATTTCGGTTAAAAGCACGGCCCATGACCCGGCAATGCGCGGCCCGGCGGTCTATGTCAGCGTGCGCGACCACGGCCCCGGCATTGATGCGATTCACCTACCACGCCTGACCGAACGGTTCTACCGCGTCGACAGCCATCGCAGCCGCGCGCTTGGAGGGACGGGGCTGGGATTGGCCATCGTCAAACACATTATGAATCGCCACCGCGGGCGGCTTAAGATCACCAGTACCCCCGGCCAGGGTGCGGAATTCCGCGTGATTTTGCCGATGAAAACGGAATCTGACTAA
- a CDS encoding gamma carbonic anhydrase family protein, translated as MTLYALADARPEVAPEAWVAPDANVIGKVTLGPEASVWFGSTLRGDNEMITVGRGSNVQENCVFHTDMGYPLTVGEDCTIGHKVMLHGCTIGDNSLIGMGATVLNGAKIGKNCLIGAGALITENKVIPDGSLVMGVPGKVVRELDAQAIQRLTASAKHYAENAARFRRDLEPL; from the coding sequence ATGACCCTTTATGCCCTCGCCGACGCCCGCCCCGAAGTCGCCCCCGAGGCTTGGGTCGCCCCTGATGCCAATGTCATCGGCAAGGTGACGCTTGGACCCGAAGCCTCGGTCTGGTTCGGCAGCACCTTGCGCGGCGACAATGAAATGATCACCGTGGGGCGCGGCAGCAATGTGCAAGAGAACTGCGTTTTCCACACTGATATGGGCTATCCGCTAACCGTAGGCGAAGATTGCACCATCGGCCATAAAGTCATGCTGCACGGCTGCACCATCGGCGACAACAGCCTGATCGGCATGGGCGCCACGGTGCTGAACGGCGCCAAGATTGGCAAGAACTGCCTGATCGGGGCAGGGGCGCTGATTACCGAAAACAAGGTGATCCCCGATGGGTCGCTCGTTATGGGTGTGCCGGGCAAAGTGGTACGGGAGCTTGATGCGCAGGCGATCCAGCGGCTGACTGCGAGCGCCAAACACTATGCCGAAAACGCCGCGCGCTTCCGCCGCGATCTTGAACCGCTCTGA
- the gmk gene encoding guanylate kinase — translation MARALRAWDPTINFSVSATTRAPRPGEADGKDYRFVGEEDFRQAVAKGEMLEHAHVFGNFYGSPKAPVQAAIDQGQDILFDIDWQGAQQIRNSDLNTHTLSIFLLPPSITELKRRLESRGQDDAATIAKRMGKSWDEISHWDGYDFVLVNDDLDQTEARLKSIITAARLRLSQQPAIKDHVRRLQSEFEDLK, via the coding sequence ATGGCCCGCGCCCTGCGCGCATGGGATCCGACGATCAATTTCTCGGTCTCCGCCACCACCCGCGCGCCCCGACCGGGCGAGGCAGACGGCAAGGATTACCGTTTCGTCGGCGAAGAGGACTTCCGACAGGCCGTGGCCAAAGGCGAGATGCTAGAGCACGCGCATGTCTTCGGCAACTTCTACGGGTCCCCCAAAGCCCCCGTGCAGGCGGCAATCGATCAGGGGCAGGACATCCTTTTCGACATCGACTGGCAAGGCGCACAGCAGATCCGCAACTCGGACCTGAACACCCATACGCTGTCGATTTTCCTACTGCCGCCGTCGATCACAGAATTGAAACGCCGTTTGGAGAGCCGGGGGCAGGACGATGCCGCGACAATCGCCAAGCGGATGGGCAAAAGCTGGGATGAGATCAGCCACTGGGATGGCTATGATTTTGTGCTGGTGAATGATGACCTAGACCAGACCGAAGCGCGGCTCAAATCCATCATCACCGCCGCCCGGCTGCGGCTGAGCCAGCAGCCCGCGATCAAGGACCATGTCCGCCGCCTGCAATCTGAATTTGAGGATTTGAAATGA
- a CDS encoding YicC/YloC family endoribonuclease, protein MIRSMTGFASASGALEGWSWSWELRGVNGKGLDLRLRVPDWVEGLEVALRKQVTGEVARGNITCNLRIASAENDGTLQVNTAQVDTLLAALHEIEARAMDAGVSLAPSRASDILTMRGVLEQSDQAQDIDALREALLAEFPAVLEDFNAMRRQEGAALADVMQDQLNEVETLAAKAAALADARKEDTAANLRRNLARVMNNSEGADADRVAQELALIAVKADVTEEIDRLAAHVAAARALIGQGGPVGRKLDFLMQEFNREANTLCSKAQSTELTTVGLALKAVIDQMREQVQNVE, encoded by the coding sequence ATGATCAGGTCCATGACAGGTTTCGCCTCTGCCTCCGGCGCTTTGGAGGGCTGGAGTTGGTCTTGGGAGCTGCGCGGGGTTAATGGCAAAGGGCTCGACCTACGCCTGCGCGTTCCTGATTGGGTGGAGGGGCTGGAAGTCGCCCTGCGCAAGCAGGTGACGGGAGAGGTGGCGCGGGGCAATATCACCTGTAACCTGCGCATAGCTTCAGCCGAGAATGACGGTACGCTGCAGGTCAACACTGCACAGGTCGACACGTTGCTTGCGGCGCTGCATGAAATCGAAGCCCGGGCGATGGATGCCGGTGTCTCGCTTGCACCCTCGCGGGCCAGTGACATTTTGACCATGCGCGGCGTGTTGGAACAGTCCGATCAGGCGCAGGACATTGATGCGCTGCGCGAGGCCTTGTTGGCAGAATTCCCTGCGGTCTTGGAGGACTTCAACGCCATGCGCCGCCAAGAAGGTGCTGCATTGGCGGACGTGATGCAGGACCAGTTGAACGAAGTAGAGACCCTCGCCGCCAAAGCCGCAGCATTGGCCGATGCGCGAAAAGAAGACACCGCCGCCAACCTGCGCCGCAACCTCGCGCGGGTGATGAACAACAGCGAAGGCGCGGATGCCGACCGGGTGGCGCAGGAACTGGCGCTGATTGCCGTCAAAGCCGATGTCACCGAAGAGATTGACCGCCTCGCCGCCCATGTCGCCGCTGCACGGGCGCTGATCGGTCAGGGCGGGCCGGTGGGGCGCAAGCTGGATTTCCTGATGCAAGAGTTCAACCGCGAAGCCAATACGCTCTGCTCCAAGGCGCAGAGCACGGAACTAACGACTGTCGGTCTGGCCTTGAAGGCGGTGATCGACCAAATGCGCGAACAAGTGCAAAATGTGGAGTAA
- a CDS encoding PAS domain-containing protein — MGNTGHTAQNVVAMSDHRTHVGYGPLAQVEAYWEALRGNRLMPRRSDIDPRGIESALEYAFILERVAVGVGRLRIAGGHLRDLMGMEVRGMPITALFGTRSRPRVAEALEEVFQMPGQTTLHLSAVASYGRPALTGRMLLLPLKSDLGDVSRVLGCLVVQGEIGQTPRRFDLAQATRHGTLGGATRPLRYAAPCQQPSLPRETGFAEGKARFTPATTGYIPPYLRLVKSKQE, encoded by the coding sequence ATGGGCAATACAGGCCACACCGCGCAGAATGTTGTCGCCATGTCAGATCATCGGACGCATGTTGGCTATGGCCCGCTGGCGCAGGTCGAAGCCTATTGGGAAGCCTTGCGCGGCAACAGATTGATGCCGCGACGGTCAGATATTGATCCGCGTGGGATAGAATCCGCTCTGGAATATGCCTTTATCCTTGAGCGTGTCGCGGTGGGTGTTGGACGGTTGCGCATCGCGGGCGGTCACCTGCGCGACCTCATGGGGATGGAGGTGCGCGGCATGCCGATCACTGCCCTTTTCGGCACGCGATCACGCCCGCGGGTCGCCGAAGCGCTAGAGGAAGTTTTTCAGATGCCCGGGCAGACCACGCTCCACCTCAGTGCGGTAGCCTCATATGGTCGACCGGCTCTGACGGGGCGGATGCTGCTTTTGCCGCTGAAAAGCGATCTGGGCGACGTGAGCCGGGTGCTTGGCTGTTTGGTCGTGCAAGGCGAGATTGGCCAAACCCCACGGCGTTTCGATCTGGCTCAGGCGACCCGGCACGGCACCTTGGGCGGAGCGACCCGACCTTTGCGATATGCCGCCCCGTGTCAACAGCCGTCTTTGCCAAGGGAGACTGGATTTGCTGAGGGGAAAGCCCGTTTCACACCTGCCACGACGGGATATATTCCGCCCTATCTGCGATTGGTGAAGTCCAAGCAAGAATAG